cAGGTTCTCCAAGTGGTGGCCAGGTTGGATGGAGGACAAAAATCATTCCCCGGTTGTGGGCGCGAGGTCTGTTTGCGTCGTAATGAAACGCAAATTTCCGTGTCACGAGAGGCCAGATTCACTTTGCGTTGCTGATTACTTCTTTTGGGACACTGAAGACTGTGCCACGTCCACGAAGGGCCACTCTTACATCTGCAAGAGACCTTATGATGACATcggtataaaattctttaattttttaagatttcaacttttgtattatattatatagtaattcgtatataggaatttttaattaggatAATAATGGTGCGTCCTTATATACttttttcaactatttcaaATAGGTTGTGTATACGGGAAAGGAGGCTTATACGACGGAAACGCGAATGTGACAGCAAATGGGAAACCATGTCTTCCATGGGCTGACGAAAAAGTAGCCCATTCGCTATCAATACTCGttagtttcataatttttttgtcTGTTTTAGACAAAAGActcttgaaaaaatataatattttttatttcaggcACTTAACCGAGAGGTCAAAGACAAATTGAAGACTCACAATTACTGTAGAAAT
This genomic window from Augochlora pura isolate Apur16 unplaced genomic scaffold, APUR_v2.2.1 APUR_unplaced_2138, whole genome shotgun sequence contains:
- the LOC144477589 gene encoding serine protease svh-1-like; the protein is FSKWWPGWMEDKNHSPVVGARSVCVVMKRKFPCHERPDSLCVADYFFWDTEDCATSTKGHSYICKRPYDDIGCVYGKGGLYDGNANVTANGKPCLPWADEKVAHSLSILALNREVKDKLKTHNYCRNPQPLRESSPWCFTGPKGQREQCDIPPCGNIGSQRSRLSGQCKPKHFECMPGECIPTPWVCDGDEDCTNGADERGCVSQIDLFQKHAKHKLEGHDVEKWLNTPLTTCALRCKEADFTCRSFSH